A part of Setaria viridis chromosome 8, Setaria_viridis_v4.0, whole genome shotgun sequence genomic DNA contains:
- the LOC117866568 gene encoding seipin-1: MLHSIWSYSCYFLMDSAPQQESRYQHDYSLPAAASGNGLYTSRPRSTAAGDSNDAFLFLAVPAGCLIWLVAFVGELVASAILSLVFPVAALIGALRALPAVVASNLRRAALGLLAAACTFAALVAALPVSVLLGFVLVRHWVEEPVTVRQPLYFDYTVAQPSAAVALGGARGAALPAGHSVTVSMALVLPDSYHNREVGMFQIKAEAISVSGITMASAAQPYMLRYKSTPVRLAQSALMCVPLTLGMRGETQTANLKVLQYREGHGRHKRTGLIRVLLQPRAATLQLPQVYRAEVVVQTTLPWTKGLARGLKWTLWVWVSSSVYIVLVVLAICWVRPLAVSARNRRSSELQANGKMASDLGTGDIGGESPSKELSEDFTMKRRERRSKRKPQFRTQLHGGSMELEFTEGSTSSVAVAEIGQAMNDP, from the exons ATGCTCCATTCCATTTGGTCCTACAGCTGTTACTTTCTAATGGATTCAGCACCACAACAGGAGTCCAGATACCAGCACGATTACTCCTTGCCGGCCGCGGCCTCCGGCAACGGCCTCTACACCAGCCGGCCAAGAAGCACAGCCGCCGGAGATTCCAATGATGCCTTCCTCTTCCTGGCCGTCCCAGCAGGCTGCCTGATTTGGCTGGTCGCCTTCGTCGGGGAGCTCGTCGCCTCTGCCATCCTCAGCCTCGTCTTCCCCGTCGCCGCTCTCATCGGCGCCCTGCGCGCCCTTCCTGCGGTGGTCGCCTCTAACCTCCGGCGCGCGGCACTCGGCCTGCTCGCCGCTGCGTGTACGTTCGCCGCCCTTGTCGCCGCGCTGCCCGTGTCCGTGCTGCTCGGCTTCGTCCTTGTCCGGCACTGGGTGGAGGAGCCGGTGACCGTGCGCCAGCCGCTCTACTTCGACTACACGGTGGCGCAGCCTAGCGCCGCGGTGGCCCTGGGTGGAGCGCGGGgcgcggcgctgccggccgggcaCTCGGTGACGGTGTCGATGGCGCTGGTGCTGCCTGATTCCTACCACAATCGAGAGGTTGGCATGTTCCAG ATTAAAGCAGAGGCAATCTCTGTTAGTGGAATCACCATGGCGTCAGCTGCACAGCCATACATGCTGAGGTACAAGAGCACCCCTGTCCGGCTAGCACAATCTGCGCTGATGTGCGTGCCACTCACGCTGGGCATGCGCGGCGAGACCCAGACTGCAAATCTCAAGGTGTTGCAGTATAGGGAAGGTCATGGCCGTCACAAGAGGACAGGGCTCATCAGAGTTCTGCTGCAGCCAAGAGCTGCTACATTGCAGCTGCCTCAGGTGTACAGAGCAGAGGTGGTTGTGCAGACAACTCTTCCGTGGACGAAGGGCCTGGCACGCGGCTTGAAATGGACACTGTGGGTGTGGGTGTCTTCCTCTGTCTACATTGTCCTCGTTGTTCTTGCCATTTGTTGGGTCCGGCCCCTTGCGGTATCTGCAAGAAATAGAAGGTCATCGGAGCTTCAGGCCAATGGAAAGATGGCTTCTGATTTAGGTACAGGAGACATTGGGGGTGAGAGCCCGAGCAAGGAATTATCTGAAGACTTTACAatgaagaggagagagaggagaagcaaGCGGAAACCACAATTTCGGACACAGTTACATGGAGGCAGCATGGAGCTCGAGTTCACTGAGGGTTCAACTTCTAGTGTTGCTGTGGCGGAGATTGGTCAGGCCATGAATGATCCTTGA
- the LOC117866569 gene encoding 2-carboxy-D-arabinitol-1-phosphatase: MRSFLYKYFQSQKTAELHLDLKVNSILCSPQVAAVDTATFICEVQEAADCLCADCVPHYVEMNNLLELEIHDAFQVKQKSFGEIVQSGWIGSIESKTLERLWAQFKDAWQASLNELPDDSESDRVAVAVGHVGIHLTLICRCLDLPMEYVSSFHLDNGRISVIDFPDGPKGRGIVRCTNCTAHLGRWSMPITRPTENDEEF, from the exons ATGAGGTCATTTCTGTACAAATACTTTCAGTCTCAGAAGACTGCAGAACTACATCTGGATCTGAAGGTGAACAGTATTCTTTGTAGCCCACAAGTTGCAGCTGTTGATACTGCAACTTTTATATGTGAG GTCCAAGAGGCTGCAGATTGCTTATGTGCTGACTGTGTTCCTCATTATGTGGAAATGAATAACTTGCTAGAACTCGAAATTCATGATGCCTTTCAAGTGAAGCAAAAG AGCTTTGGGGAAATAGTTCAATCAGGCTGGATTGGCAGCATAGAATCCAAAACACTAGAGCGACTATGGGCTCAGTTCAAGGATGCGTGGCAAGCCTCGCTAAATGAATTGCCGGATGATAGTGAGTCAGATCGAGTTGCTGTGGCTGTAGGCCATGTTGGCATCCACCTCACTCTAATCTGCCGATGTCTTGATTTGCCAATGGAGTACGTGTCATCTTTCCATCTAGACAATGGCAGGATAAGTGTGATCGATTTCCCGGATGGACCAAAAGGAAGAGGCATTGTCAGATGCACAAATTGCACAGCTCATCTCGGAAGATGGTCAATGCCCATCACGCGACCAACCGAAAATGATGAAGAGTTCTAA